CGCTATTTATTTTGTGTGATTATTAGAAGATATGCCAAAAAGGACAAACTTTATACATACAATTTCACTTTAAATCTGCCGCATATTTTTACCGAGTGTGGCTGAGGATTTTCAGAGGATAACATACCTATAGTTTTTTCGGTAAAAATAAAAAGCCTAACTATAATAAGTTAGACTAGTTGGTTATTCTTGATTTTCTTCTTTTGCCTCATTTTCTTCTTTTTCCTGACATTTTACACAGATGCCATGAAAAGTTAGGCGATGATCTTTTATTTTAAACTTCCAGTCACGCTCAACAATTTCTTCAACATCTTCTAAAAGATCTTCCTCAATTTCTGCAACTGATCCACATTCAATACAAACTAGATGATGATGAAAATGCGCCGCTCCTTCTTTGCGAAGGTCATACCTGGAAACACCGTCTCCAAAATTTATTTTATCAACAACTTTTAATTCCGTTAACAATTCCAAAGTTCGATATACAGTTGCTAGTCCAATTTCGGGCGCTTTTTCTTTTACTAAAAGATATACATCTTCTGCACTTAAATGATCTTCTTCATTCTCGAGCAAGACCCGAACTGTTGCCTCACGTTGTGGTGTAAGTTTATAGCTGGCAGTATGTAACTGCTTTTTAATCCGATCAATGCGGTTTTCCATAACACTTTTCCTCCCTCGCCGCGTTCCCAAAACCATTATATATCATAGGCAAGGAAAGTGTCCAACTAAAATGATTTTAATGTAATAAAAATAATGTTTATTATATAATAATAATTATTATTTACTAACGAATTCTACTACATTTTTCATTAAAAACGGAGAAGCATACGCTTCAAAGCTTGATGCAACGACTGCTAGAATTCCTATAAACAAAAAAACAGATACATATCTCATAAACAAAGAAAACGGTGCTTCCATTGAGTTTGTTTTCTTCATAAATAGCTGTTTGATCATTTTTAATGTAAACGATATGGCTACAGAGCACATGATAATAAAAGCAGGGATTAATAAAATATTTTGTGGCAACACTGTAACAAATGAGAGCAAGAACCCCTTTAATCCTAGCTGATTCACTAAAAATCCTACCGTAAATCCTACAACCATACCTTTAATAAAGAGCATAACTAATATAACTGGCAGGCCGATAATGGAAATTCCCAGTATCCACATTAAGCCTAAATATTTTAGATTGTGAAAAAAGCTTTGCTGAAACATGTCAGCTGAACTCGCCACTTTTCCTTCTGCTACTTGTCCAAAAAATCGATTTAAATAATAATAAAGGTCCTCTTTTTGACTCAAGTTCATACTGTTTACAATAATGGCACCAAAAATAACTCCCATTAAAAATAAAACAAAAACAAACAAATATATTGAAGAATGCTCTTTAAGATGCTGTTTAATCGTTGCACTAATCGGCAGTTGTCTTTGCATGTAAAAATTCCTCCCGTTTTTCACTTACTAGAGTATATGAGAGGAACCTGTTTCTATGACTTAAAAATGGTTTTCTTTTCTAGTTTACTAGTATATACTACTAAAAAATATGACATATAAAGGATGTGTCAAGAATGAACCCTATTTTACTAGATTTCCCTACCGAATTCACAACGAAACGTTTACTACTTCGAGCTCCAAAAGCTGGTGATGGAAAAGCAGTAAATGAGGCAATTATTGCATCTCTTCCTGAATTAAAACAATGGATGCCCTTTGCGCAAAAAGAACCAACGCTTGAAGAAACAGAACAAAATATCCGAGAAGCTGTTGCACAATTTATTTTAAGAGAAGATCTTAGAATTCTCATATTTGACCGACAATCAGGCCAATTTATTGGCAGTACTGGACTTCATCGAATGAATTGGAAGGTTAGAAGCTTTGAAATTGGATACTGGATTGATACTAGATACAGTGGTCAAGGTTATATAACCGAAGCAGTTGAGGGGCTTATTAATTTCGCTACTAGCGAACTAAAGGCTAGAAGAATAGAGATTAGGTGTGA
This genomic stretch from Metabacillus sp. B2-18 harbors:
- the spoIIM gene encoding stage II sporulation protein M; its protein translation is MQRQLPISATIKQHLKEHSSIYLFVFVLFLMGVIFGAIIVNSMNLSQKEDLYYYLNRFFGQVAEGKVASSADMFQQSFFHNLKYLGLMWILGISIIGLPVILVMLFIKGMVVGFTVGFLVNQLGLKGFLLSFVTVLPQNILLIPAFIIMCSVAISFTLKMIKQLFMKKTNSMEAPFSLFMRYVSVFLFIGILAVVASSFEAYASPFLMKNVVEFVSK
- a CDS encoding GNAT family N-acetyltransferase, which codes for MNPILLDFPTEFTTKRLLLRAPKAGDGKAVNEAIIASLPELKQWMPFAQKEPTLEETEQNIREAVAQFILREDLRILIFDRQSGQFIGSTGLHRMNWKVRSFEIGYWIDTRYSGQGYITEAVEGLINFATSELKARRIEIRCDTRNERSRKIPNKLGFTLEGTFRSDDMSVDGKNVRDTFIFAKTFEQNI
- the fur gene encoding ferric iron uptake transcriptional regulator, which encodes MENRIDRIKKQLHTASYKLTPQREATVRVLLENEEDHLSAEDVYLLVKEKAPEIGLATVYRTLELLTELKVVDKINFGDGVSRYDLRKEGAAHFHHHLVCIECGSVAEIEEDLLEDVEEIVERDWKFKIKDHRLTFHGICVKCQEKEENEAKEENQE